Proteins from a genomic interval of Microbacterium phyllosphaerae:
- a CDS encoding LysR family transcriptional regulator translates to MNLEQLRGFVEVARLGHFTRASESLHLAQPSLSRQISTLERELGAELFHRARGHIALTAAGEALLPRAQRMLAEAEAIRDEMGELAGLRRGRVRLGAPPTLCISLVAEAISAFHAAHPGVDLHLDESGSRLLVDQLAVGAVDIALITESTGPPPSGFSLTRMPLLTEELVVVSAASQPPVAITPAIGLEHLATLPLIALDETYELRATTDAAFRSAGITPNHVLEGAEMDAVLRFVERGVGVAVVPAMVLFDQPALRSVRLTHPMMRRTVSLAHRADVTPAVAVAAMRDVILTTAADYARRDPAITSLLD, encoded by the coding sequence ATGAACCTCGAGCAGCTCCGCGGGTTCGTCGAGGTCGCCCGCCTCGGCCATTTCACCCGCGCCTCCGAGTCGCTGCACCTCGCGCAGCCATCGCTGAGTCGGCAGATCTCGACGCTCGAGCGCGAGCTCGGCGCCGAGCTCTTCCACCGCGCGCGCGGGCACATCGCGCTCACGGCAGCGGGCGAGGCGCTGCTCCCCCGCGCCCAGCGGATGCTCGCCGAGGCAGAGGCCATCCGTGACGAGATGGGTGAGCTCGCGGGGCTCCGTCGGGGGCGTGTGCGGCTCGGTGCTCCGCCGACCCTCTGCATCAGCCTCGTCGCCGAGGCGATCAGCGCGTTCCACGCGGCCCACCCCGGTGTCGACCTGCACCTCGACGAGAGCGGGTCACGGCTGCTGGTCGACCAGCTCGCGGTCGGCGCCGTCGACATCGCACTGATCACCGAGTCGACGGGCCCGCCCCCGTCGGGGTTCAGTCTCACGCGCATGCCTCTGCTCACCGAGGAACTGGTCGTGGTCTCCGCGGCATCCCAGCCTCCCGTCGCGATCACGCCCGCGATCGGTCTCGAGCATCTCGCCACGCTCCCACTGATCGCCCTCGACGAGACCTACGAGCTGCGCGCGACCACCGACGCCGCGTTCCGCTCGGCGGGCATCACCCCGAATCACGTCCTGGAGGGGGCGGAGATGGATGCCGTGCTTCGCTTCGTCGAACGCGGGGTGGGCGTGGCCGTGGTTCCGGCGATGGTGCTGTTCGACCAGCCGGCGCTCCGCTCGGTGCGACTCACGCATCCGATGATGAGGCGCACCGTGAGTCTCGCGCATCGCGCGGATGTCACTCCTGCGGTCGCCGTCGCCGCGATGCGCGATGTGATCCTCACCACCGCCGCCGACTACGCGCGACGAGACCCCGCGATCACCAGCCTGCTCGACTGA
- a CDS encoding alpha-L-rhamnosidase, with translation MTNIIEIWLENRRGGATVGIGEAEPRISFVADAVASAFEVEFTLEGGAAQTAQVTTTQLIAWPFAPLAPRDGGELRIRASDAESWSEPMRIEAGLGDDWQVDFVSPSVAADRDSPRPAYLLRAVIAEGALPEDIARARVYSTAHGVYELEVNGERIGDDVLAPGWTSYSHRVRYQTHDVTAALRGGENVLGAWLADGWYRGHIGFDGGVWDIYGSDVALLAQLEVTTADGTTHHVPLTWSAAPSPITSVGLYEGEAFDARLAQDGWSAPEFDASGWTPAVTLPRTDFRAAIEPPTALPVQETETLRPAAITRQPSGRIRLDFGQNISGVLRIRVRADAGHTVTLHHAEVIENGELGTRPLRAATSVDSYTAAGIGEEIYSPRFTIHGFQYAELENWPGELRDGDVEAVVIHTGMRRTGWFESSNEGLDRLHSNVVWSMRDNFVDLPTDCPQRDERVGWTGDIQVFAPTALRLFAAHGTLTGWLRDLAFEQADQGHVPNFVPWVECGFPNFPTAAWGDAAVIVPWEMYRNDGDLRILADQYASMRGWVDLVDDLTGHTGLWNTGFQLGDWLDPTAPPEDPGKSHTDKYLVATAYHVRTARIVADTAALLGETADAAHYRAIADRAARAFQNEFLSDTGRVVSDTPTSIAVALVFDLLENDEQVVRAGARLQELVGAGGFHISTGFVGTPIICDALVRAGGMDYAYHLLLQDELPSWLYPVSMGATTIWERWDSMLPDGSINPGDMTSFNHYALGAVADFLHRAVAGLAADAPGWERIRFEPRPGGGLDHASARYDSVRGAASISWKREGEKLSIELEVPAASAGVLVLPGSDEQVPVGPGRHSFTTTFRSVDDDPERPFFGWRRPEPVLETEGAA, from the coding sequence CTCATCGCATGGCCTTTCGCACCCCTGGCTCCGCGAGACGGAGGCGAACTGCGTATCCGCGCCTCGGACGCCGAGTCCTGGAGCGAGCCGATGAGGATCGAGGCCGGTCTCGGCGATGACTGGCAGGTGGACTTCGTGTCGCCGTCGGTCGCAGCCGACCGTGACTCGCCCCGGCCGGCATACCTGTTGCGGGCCGTCATCGCCGAGGGGGCGCTGCCCGAGGACATCGCACGGGCGCGGGTCTACTCGACCGCGCACGGCGTCTATGAGCTCGAGGTCAACGGAGAGCGCATCGGCGACGACGTGCTGGCGCCGGGGTGGACGAGCTACAGCCACCGCGTCCGCTATCAGACGCACGACGTGACCGCGGCGTTGCGCGGTGGCGAGAACGTGCTCGGCGCCTGGCTCGCCGACGGCTGGTACCGAGGTCACATCGGCTTCGACGGCGGGGTCTGGGACATCTACGGATCCGACGTCGCCCTGCTCGCGCAGCTCGAGGTCACCACGGCAGACGGCACGACACATCACGTGCCGCTCACCTGGAGTGCAGCGCCGTCGCCGATCACCTCGGTCGGTCTGTACGAGGGGGAGGCCTTCGACGCCCGGCTCGCGCAGGACGGATGGTCCGCACCGGAGTTCGACGCCTCGGGCTGGACGCCGGCGGTCACGCTGCCCCGAACCGACTTCCGTGCGGCGATCGAACCGCCCACCGCGCTGCCCGTGCAGGAGACCGAGACCCTTCGGCCGGCGGCGATCACACGCCAGCCGAGCGGGCGCATCCGCCTCGATTTCGGTCAGAACATCTCGGGCGTCCTGCGCATCCGGGTCCGAGCGGATGCCGGGCACACGGTGACGCTGCACCACGCGGAGGTGATCGAGAACGGAGAGCTCGGCACCCGCCCGCTGCGCGCGGCGACCTCGGTCGATAGCTACACGGCCGCGGGGATCGGCGAGGAGATCTACAGTCCTCGGTTCACGATCCATGGATTCCAGTACGCCGAGCTCGAGAACTGGCCGGGCGAACTGCGCGACGGAGACGTCGAAGCGGTCGTGATCCACACCGGAATGCGCCGCACGGGGTGGTTCGAGTCGTCGAATGAGGGACTTGACCGGCTACACTCCAACGTCGTCTGGAGCATGCGCGACAACTTCGTCGATCTGCCGACCGACTGCCCGCAGCGTGACGAGCGGGTGGGGTGGACGGGCGACATCCAGGTGTTCGCACCGACGGCTCTTCGGCTGTTCGCCGCGCATGGCACCCTCACCGGATGGCTGCGCGACCTCGCATTCGAGCAGGCCGACCAGGGGCACGTGCCCAACTTCGTGCCCTGGGTGGAGTGCGGCTTCCCGAACTTCCCCACCGCTGCCTGGGGCGACGCGGCCGTGATCGTGCCGTGGGAGATGTATCGCAACGACGGCGATCTGCGCATCCTCGCCGACCAGTACGCCAGCATGCGCGGCTGGGTCGACCTCGTCGACGACCTCACCGGCCACACCGGACTCTGGAACACCGGCTTCCAGCTGGGAGACTGGCTCGACCCGACCGCGCCGCCCGAGGACCCGGGCAAGTCGCACACCGACAAGTACCTGGTCGCGACCGCATATCACGTGCGTACGGCGCGCATCGTGGCGGACACGGCAGCGCTGCTCGGCGAGACGGCGGATGCCGCGCACTATCGCGCGATCGCCGATCGCGCGGCACGGGCGTTCCAGAACGAGTTCCTCAGCGACACCGGACGCGTCGTCAGCGACACCCCCACCTCCATCGCCGTCGCGCTGGTCTTCGACCTGCTCGAGAACGACGAGCAGGTGGTCCGTGCCGGAGCCCGGCTGCAGGAGTTGGTCGGTGCCGGCGGGTTCCACATCTCGACGGGGTTCGTCGGGACGCCGATCATCTGCGATGCGCTCGTGCGCGCCGGGGGCATGGACTACGCCTATCACCTGCTGCTGCAGGACGAGCTGCCCTCGTGGCTGTACCCGGTCAGCATGGGGGCGACGACGATCTGGGAGCGATGGGACAGCATGCTCCCCGACGGGTCGATCAACCCCGGTGACATGACGTCCTTCAACCACTACGCGCTCGGTGCCGTCGCGGACTTCCTCCACCGTGCGGTGGCGGGGCTCGCAGCCGATGCGCCGGGCTGGGAGCGCATCCGCTTCGAGCCGCGGCCCGGTGGAGGTCTCGACCACGCGAGTGCCCGGTACGACAGCGTGCGAGGTGCTGCGTCGATCTCGTGGAAGCGCGAGGGCGAGAAGCTGTCGATCGAGCTCGAGGTGCCTGCGGCCTCCGCCGGCGTGCTGGTGCTGCCGGGGTCGGATGAGCAGGTTCCCGTCGGCCCCGGCCGACACTCGTTCACCACCACATTCCGGTCCGTCGACGACGACCCCGAGCGCCCGTTCTTCGGCTGGCGCCGACCCGAACCCGTCCTCGAGACTGAGGGAGCAGCATGA
- a CDS encoding family 43 glycosylhydrolase → MTQQHIRPGQVWLDTKGERIHAHGGSVLTVDGVHYWYGENKEFSTPGSGVWHWGVRCYSSTDLVNWDDRGVIIPPDEDDESSPLHPAQGLDRPHIIFNAETGKFVCWVKVMTKGSVQRSTVLTADSILGPYEIQRTWLRPLDMSAGDFDLVVDPHDGKGYYYFERVHSEMICADLTSDYTDVTGYYSTHFPQPQPPFVREAPAHFQRGGLHYLLTSGTTGYYPNPSESAVSRSYHGPFEVLGDLHPDDDSRTSFHSQISSVFRHPGKKDLYIAIADRWLPRYLEHGDRARQAFIEHFAPGRDGDEPMEEFAYVDTSIADYVWLPIRFAGDRPIIEWREEWSPDEYEDA, encoded by the coding sequence ATGACGCAGCAGCACATCCGACCGGGGCAGGTGTGGCTCGACACGAAGGGCGAGCGCATCCATGCGCATGGCGGATCCGTCCTCACGGTCGACGGCGTGCACTACTGGTACGGCGAGAACAAGGAGTTCTCCACCCCCGGCAGCGGCGTCTGGCACTGGGGCGTGCGGTGCTACTCGTCGACCGACCTCGTCAACTGGGACGACCGCGGTGTCATCATCCCGCCCGACGAGGATGACGAGTCCTCGCCGCTGCATCCGGCGCAGGGCCTCGATCGTCCGCACATCATCTTCAACGCCGAGACCGGAAAGTTCGTGTGCTGGGTGAAGGTGATGACGAAGGGGTCGGTGCAGCGCTCGACGGTACTCACCGCCGACAGCATCCTCGGTCCGTACGAGATCCAGCGCACCTGGCTGCGACCCCTCGACATGAGCGCCGGCGACTTCGATCTGGTCGTCGACCCGCACGACGGCAAGGGGTACTACTACTTCGAGCGGGTGCACTCCGAGATGATCTGCGCCGATCTCACCAGCGACTACACCGACGTCACCGGGTACTACTCGACGCACTTCCCCCAGCCGCAGCCTCCCTTCGTGCGAGAGGCGCCCGCCCATTTCCAGAGGGGCGGCCTGCACTATCTGCTGACCTCCGGCACGACCGGGTATTACCCGAACCCCTCGGAATCGGCGGTCTCGCGCAGCTATCACGGCCCGTTCGAGGTGCTCGGCGACCTGCACCCCGACGATGATTCGCGCACGTCGTTCCATTCGCAGATCTCGTCGGTGTTCCGCCACCCGGGCAAGAAGGACCTCTACATCGCGATCGCCGACCGTTGGCTCCCGCGATACCTCGAGCACGGCGATCGCGCTCGTCAGGCATTCATCGAGCACTTCGCACCGGGGAGGGACGGCGATGAGCCGATGGAGGAGTTCGCCTACGTCGACACCTCGATCGCCGACTACGTCTGGCTGCCGATCCGTTTCGCCGGCGATCGCCCGATCATCGAGTGGCGAGAGGAGTGGTCGCCCGACGAATACGAGGACGCCTGA